In Gossypium hirsutum isolate 1008001.06 chromosome D06, Gossypium_hirsutum_v2.1, whole genome shotgun sequence, one genomic interval encodes:
- the LOC107935589 gene encoding uncharacterized protein, translating to MASIGFNAQQIILLVALGASLLTVTRAATVIVGGSENWRYGYNYTEWAANTAPFYFHDTLVFKYENSTPPHSVYLLPNLWSYSTCDFSKAKLLANPTQVKGDGFEFVLNQWRVFYFASGEANDCKEGLMKMVIVPWPRF from the exons ATGGCTTCAATTGGTTTCAATGCTCAACAAATCATCCTCTTGGTTGCTTTAGGTGCTTCTCTTTTGACTGTCACTCGAGCTGCGACGGTGATCGTCGGAGGCTCTGAAAACTGGCGTTATGGCTACAATTACACCGAATGGGCGGCCAACACTGCACCTTTTTACTTCCATGACACCTTAG TGTTCAAATACGAAAACAGCACCCCACCACACAGTGTTTACTTGCTGCCAAACTTGTGGAGTTACTCGACCTGCGATTTCAGCAAAGCAAAGCTATTGGCTAATCCAACACAAGTGAAAGGTGATGGGTTCGAATTTGTGCTGAATCAATGGAGGGTTTTCTATTTTGCTTCCGGTGAAGCTAATGATTGTAAAGAAGGGTTGATGAAGATGGTTATTGTCCCTTGGCCacgtttttaa
- the LOC107935607 gene encoding nucleobase-ascorbate transporter 3 isoform X1, translating into MGETENHQHHHPPPPQVVAPPAAPPPNFALSRGPTWTPAEQLHQLQYCIHSNPSWPQALLLAFQHFIVNLGTTVLIASTMVPRMGGNHGDKARVIQVLLFMSGINTLLQTLIGSRLPTVMGVSFAYTLPLLSIINDYTDEAFGTEHDRFVRSIRTIQGSLIVASFVNIILGYSRAWGELTRFFTPIVMVPVVCLVGLGLFARGFPLLGNCVEIGLPMLILLIISQQYLKRVHSRAHLILERFALLICIGIVWAFAAILTVSGAYNNVKTATKLSCRTDRSYLMSSAPWIKIPYPFQWGTPIFRASHVFGMIGAALVSSAESTATFFAAARLSGATAPPAHVLSRSIGLQGIGMLLEGLFGSLVGTTASVENVGLLGLTHIGSRRVVQISTGFMIFFSIFGKFGAFFASIPLPIFAAIYCILLGIVAACGITFIQFANSNSMRNIYVLGVSLFLGLSIPQYFVMNTTGDGHGPVRTNAGWFNSILNTFFSSPATVATVVGTVLDNTLEAKQVDDRGIPWWKPFQHSKGDARTEEFYSYPLRINEYIPTRFL; encoded by the exons atgggTGAAACGGAGAATCATCAGCACCACCACCCACCGCCGCCACAAGTGGTTGCTCCGCCGGCTGCTCCTCCTCCTAATTTCGCTCTTTCAAGGGGACCTACTTGGACTCCAGCTGAACAACTTCATCAACTTCAATACTGCATCCACTCCAATCCTTCTTGGC CTCAAGCACTTTTATTGGCATTCCAACACTTCATTGTGAATCTTGGTACAACGGTGTTAATTGCAAGTACTATGGTGCCTCGAATGGGTGGTAATCAT GGTGATAAAGCTCGGGTTATTCAAGTATTGCTGTTTATGTCAGGCATTAATACGTTACTTCAAACGCTTATTGGCTCGAGACTTCCCACAGTGATGGGTGTATCATTTGCTTATACCTTGCCGTTGTTGTCTATCATCAACGATTATACCGATGAGGCCTTTGGAACTGAGCATGAT CGGTTTGTTCGCAGTATAAGAACCATTCAGGGATCACTAATCGTTGCTTCCTTTGTTAATATCATCCTCGGGTACAGTAGGGCATGGGGCGAGCTAACAAG GTTCTTTACTCCCATAGTCATGGTACCGGTTGTTTGTCTCGTTGGTCTCGGTCTCTTTGCACGAGGTTTCCCATTG CTTGGTAACTGCGTGGAAATCGGCCTGCCTATGCTTATTCTACTGATTATTTCTCAACAG TACCTGAAGCGTGTCCACTCGAGAGCCCATCTAATACTCGAGAGGTTTGCCTTGCTTATTTGCATTGGAATTGTGTGGGCTTTTGCTGCTATCCTAACCGTGTCTGGTGCTTACAACAACGTTAAGACTGCTACTAAACTGAGTTGCCGCACGGATCGATCTTACCTAATGTCTTCTGCTCCTTG GATTAAAATCCCGTACCCATTTCAATGGGGCACACCTATATTCAGAGCTAGCCATGTGTTCGGGATGATCGGTGCTGCACTCGTTTCGTCTGCCGAG TCAACTGCAACCTTTTTTGCAGCAGCTCGGCTTTCGGGTGCCACAGCCCCTCCGGCACATGTACTCAGCAGAAGTATTGGCTTACAG GGCATCGGTATGTTACTCGAAGGACTTTTTGGTTCACTCGTTGGTACTACCGCATCCGT TGAAAATGTTGGCCTTCTCGGACTTACACATATAGGAAGCAGAAGGGTGGTACAGATTTCCACCGGTTTTATGATATTCTTCTCCATATTCG GGAAATTCGGCGCATTCTTCGCCTCTATCCCGTTGCCAATATTTGCAGCCATATATTGCATTTTATTGGGTATTGTCG CTGCTTGTGGGATCACATTCATACAGTTTGCAAATAGTAATTCCATGAGAAACATCTATGTTTTGGGTGTGTCTCTATTCCTCGGGTTATCGATTCCTCAATACTTTGTAATGAACACAACCGGTGACGGTCATGGACCCGTAAGAACAAATGCTGGATGG TTTAACAGTATATTGAACACCTTCTTTTCATCGCCTGCAACCGTGGCCACCGTCGTTGGGACCGTGCTCGATAACACATTAGAAGCAAAACAGGTGGACGATAGAGGAATCCCGTGGTGGAAACCATTCCAACACAGCAAAGGCGATGCTCGAACCGAGGAATTCTACAGCTATCCGTTAAGAATAAATGAATATATTCCGACCCGGTTTCTCTAA
- the LOC107935611 gene encoding WASH complex subunit 1: MSMTVTQQPPPPPTVTVPDQQPYQNSQTTTHPSLPPLIGVLLVIIILGIIAGMIGRLCTGRKIMGLGHFDIETWIETKCSSCIDGRVYPPPPPPPPPATSVLTPPIQRQPPQQEDQSPQNPTT, translated from the coding sequence ATGTCAATGACGGTAACCCAGCAACCACCGCCGCCGCCGACGGTGACCGTACCGGACCAGCAGCCATATCAAAACTCTCAAACCACCACCCATCCTTCCCTTCCTCCCCTTATAGGTGTACTTTTAGTTATCATAATCTTAGGCATTATCGCCGGCATGATCGGCCGTCTATGTACCGGCCGGAAAATCATGGGTTTGGGTCATTTCGACATTGAAACTTGGATCGAAACAAAGTGTTCTTCTTGCATCGACGGTAGGGTTTACCCTCCTCCGCCACCACCACCACCGCCAGCTACCTCCGTTTTAACACCACCAATTCAACGACAGCCACCACAGCAAGAAGATCAATCTCCACAGAACCCCACCACTTGA
- the LOC107935610 gene encoding thiol:disulfide interchange protein TxlA homolog, whose amino-acid sequence MNSGSKQGLFCLKWPWDVNKQSKSSNLCTFEGPWLFKSIQNLGSFVLNSFNSVSGLRFSNLNPTQIAFGVSQNGNLKFKRKPLSPDEQGEAEHRAFASALASRKSATVIEFYSPKCSLCNSLLKFVMEVENRNSDWLNIVLADAENEKWLPELLHYDIKYVPCFVLLDKNGLALAKTGIPSSRLHVIAGLSHLLKIKRPTSDG is encoded by the exons ATGAATTCTGGTTCTAAACAAGGTTTGTTTTGTCTAAAATGGCCTTGGGATGTTAATAAACAGTCTAAAAGTTCCAATCTTTGTACCTTTGAAGGTCCTTGGTTATTCAAATCTATACAAAATCTTGGTTCCTTTGTTCtaaattcattcaattcagtTTCGGGTTTAAGGTTTAGTAATTTAAACCCTACCCAAATAGCTTTTGGGGTTAGTCAAAATGGGAACTTGAAGTTTAAAAGGAAACCATTGAGTCCTGATGAACAAGGGGAAGCTGAACATAGGGCTTTTGCATCGGCATTGGCTAGTAGGAAATCGGCTACGGTGATCGAGTTTTACTCGCCAAAATGTAGTTTATGTAACTCCTTGCTTAAGTTTGTCATGGAAGTGGAGAATAGGAACTCGGATTGGTTGAACATTGTCTTGGCTGATGCCGAGAACGAGAAATGGTTGCCTGAG CTTCTCCATTACGACATCAAGTATGTTCCTTGCTTTGTGCTGTTGGACAAAAACGGATTGGCACTGGCAAAGACCGGTATCCCAAGTAGTCGGCTCCATGTAATCGCAGGCCTCTCTCATCTTCTCAAGATAAAGCGTCCTACATCCGATGGGTAG
- the LOC121218164 gene encoding uncharacterized protein PAM68-like: protein MKSTLSLETQHFYLPKLSSWDSISPTILPTIIKTQKQNQPLSTWKLQANAKGFSSTPQATVKENTAKKSSNNNNKKNEDEKIPQVVFERMIARILVSVGVPMATGLALLHLFGVAKEQNLWDAPLWLPFLTTLITFGASTLGIAYGTLSASWDPKKKGSLLGLEEAQRNWVEMWKEENNGQW, encoded by the coding sequence ATGAAGAGTACACTCTCACTAGAAACCCAGCACTTTTATCTTCCAAAGCTTTCTTCATGGGATTCAATATCGCCAACAATCCTCCCTACAATCATCAAAACCCAGAAACAAAACCAACCCTTGTCAACATGGAAACTTCAAGCCAATGCCAAAGGATTTTCCAGCACGCCACAGGCTACCGTGAAAGAAAACACTGCCAAAAAAAGCTCAAATAACAACAACAAGAAGAACGAGGATGAGAAAATTCCCCAGGTAGTGTTTGAGAGGATGATAGCAAGGATTTTGGTATCTGTGGGAGTTCCAATGGCCACGGGTCTGGCTTTACTGCACCTATTTGGTGTAGCGAAAGAGCAAAACTTATGGGATGCGCCGTTGTGGCTGCCATTCTTGACTACATTAATTACTTTTGGGGCATCAACGCTTGGGATTGCTTATGGGACTTTGTCTGCGAGTTGGGACCCGAAGAAGAAGGGTTCTTTGCTGGGACTGGAAGAAGCTCAACGCAATTGGGTTGAAATgtggaaagaagaaaataatgGGCAGTGGTGA
- the LOC107935607 gene encoding nucleobase-ascorbate transporter 3 isoform X2: MGETENHQHHHPPPPQVVAPPAAPPPNFALSRGPTWTPAEQLHQLQYCIHSNPSWPQALLLAFQHFIVNLGTTVLIASTMVPRMGGNHGDKARVIQVLLFMSGINTLLQTLIGSRLPTVMGVSFAYTLPLLSIINDYTDEAFGTEHDRFVRSIRTIQGSLIVASFVNIILGYSRAWGELTRFFTPIVMVPVVCLVGLGLFARGFPLLGNCVEIGLPMLILLIISQQYLKRVHSRAHLILERFALLICIGIVWAFAAILTVSGAYNNVKTATKLSCRTDRSYLMSSAPWIKIPYPFQWGTPIFRASHVFGMIGAALVSSAESTATFFAAARLSGATAPPAHVLSRSIGLQGIGMLLEGLFGSLVGTTASVENVGLLGLTHIGSRRVVQISTGFMIFFSIFAACGITFIQFANSNSMRNIYVLGVSLFLGLSIPQYFVMNTTGDGHGPVRTNAGWFNSILNTFFSSPATVATVVGTVLDNTLEAKQVDDRGIPWWKPFQHSKGDARTEEFYSYPLRINEYIPTRFL; encoded by the exons atgggTGAAACGGAGAATCATCAGCACCACCACCCACCGCCGCCACAAGTGGTTGCTCCGCCGGCTGCTCCTCCTCCTAATTTCGCTCTTTCAAGGGGACCTACTTGGACTCCAGCTGAACAACTTCATCAACTTCAATACTGCATCCACTCCAATCCTTCTTGGC CTCAAGCACTTTTATTGGCATTCCAACACTTCATTGTGAATCTTGGTACAACGGTGTTAATTGCAAGTACTATGGTGCCTCGAATGGGTGGTAATCAT GGTGATAAAGCTCGGGTTATTCAAGTATTGCTGTTTATGTCAGGCATTAATACGTTACTTCAAACGCTTATTGGCTCGAGACTTCCCACAGTGATGGGTGTATCATTTGCTTATACCTTGCCGTTGTTGTCTATCATCAACGATTATACCGATGAGGCCTTTGGAACTGAGCATGAT CGGTTTGTTCGCAGTATAAGAACCATTCAGGGATCACTAATCGTTGCTTCCTTTGTTAATATCATCCTCGGGTACAGTAGGGCATGGGGCGAGCTAACAAG GTTCTTTACTCCCATAGTCATGGTACCGGTTGTTTGTCTCGTTGGTCTCGGTCTCTTTGCACGAGGTTTCCCATTG CTTGGTAACTGCGTGGAAATCGGCCTGCCTATGCTTATTCTACTGATTATTTCTCAACAG TACCTGAAGCGTGTCCACTCGAGAGCCCATCTAATACTCGAGAGGTTTGCCTTGCTTATTTGCATTGGAATTGTGTGGGCTTTTGCTGCTATCCTAACCGTGTCTGGTGCTTACAACAACGTTAAGACTGCTACTAAACTGAGTTGCCGCACGGATCGATCTTACCTAATGTCTTCTGCTCCTTG GATTAAAATCCCGTACCCATTTCAATGGGGCACACCTATATTCAGAGCTAGCCATGTGTTCGGGATGATCGGTGCTGCACTCGTTTCGTCTGCCGAG TCAACTGCAACCTTTTTTGCAGCAGCTCGGCTTTCGGGTGCCACAGCCCCTCCGGCACATGTACTCAGCAGAAGTATTGGCTTACAG GGCATCGGTATGTTACTCGAAGGACTTTTTGGTTCACTCGTTGGTACTACCGCATCCGT TGAAAATGTTGGCCTTCTCGGACTTACACATATAGGAAGCAGAAGGGTGGTACAGATTTCCACCGGTTTTATGATATTCTTCTCCATATTCG CTGCTTGTGGGATCACATTCATACAGTTTGCAAATAGTAATTCCATGAGAAACATCTATGTTTTGGGTGTGTCTCTATTCCTCGGGTTATCGATTCCTCAATACTTTGTAATGAACACAACCGGTGACGGTCATGGACCCGTAAGAACAAATGCTGGATGG TTTAACAGTATATTGAACACCTTCTTTTCATCGCCTGCAACCGTGGCCACCGTCGTTGGGACCGTGCTCGATAACACATTAGAAGCAAAACAGGTGGACGATAGAGGAATCCCGTGGTGGAAACCATTCCAACACAGCAAAGGCGATGCTCGAACCGAGGAATTCTACAGCTATCCGTTAAGAATAAATGAATATATTCCGACCCGGTTTCTCTAA